In Mastigocladopsis repens PCC 10914, a single window of DNA contains:
- a CDS encoding fasciclin domain-containing protein: protein MLNQNHLNALATKNWFKKLACAVGIAGFSTFISFPVLAKFYPPRALFQPSAHRSYPYRNSEKNIADTLAQNSKFVNLFDELKQAGLLETLKQPGYFTIFAPTDDAFNALPKDVFKRYSQPQNRLRVLKYHLVSGEITAKDAKDLNGRAITTVEGNQINISIDSEGTVKLNNASGKHPSTKTKNGVIIEIDKVLLPPGF from the coding sequence ATGCTTAATCAAAATCATCTAAATGCCCTAGCTACCAAAAATTGGTTCAAAAAGTTGGCTTGCGCTGTAGGAATTGCTGGTTTTAGTACCTTTATCAGTTTTCCTGTCTTAGCCAAATTCTATCCTCCCAGAGCTCTTTTTCAGCCTTCTGCTCATCGCAGCTATCCCTATCGTAACTCTGAAAAAAACATTGCTGATACCCTTGCCCAGAATAGTAAATTTGTCAATCTTTTTGATGAATTGAAACAAGCAGGTCTTCTTGAAACTCTAAAGCAACCTGGTTATTTCACAATTTTTGCTCCAACTGATGATGCTTTTAATGCTTTACCTAAAGATGTCTTCAAGCGATATAGCCAACCGCAAAATCGGCTTAGAGTGCTAAAGTATCATTTGGTTTCTGGTGAAATTACTGCTAAAGACGCTAAAGACCTAAATGGTAGGGCAATCACAACTGTTGAAGGGAACCAGATCAACATATCTATTGACTCTGAAGGCACAGTCAAGCTAAATAATGCTAGCGGCAAGCATCCCTCTACCAAAACAAAGAATGGCGTGATTATTGAAATTGACAAGGTGCTTCTACCTCCTGGGTTTTAG